From the Exiguobacterium aurantiacum genome, one window contains:
- a CDS encoding 6-phospho-beta-glucosidase: MDLMSFPNGFLWGGAIAANQAEGAYLEGGKGLTTVDLLPTGKKRFDVMFGDLPSLEPVPGEFYPSHEAIDFYHRYKEDIALFAEMGFKALRLSISWARIFPNSDDAEPNEAGLQFYDDVFDELLKHGIEPVVTIAHFDVPVSLIQNYGSWRDRRVVDFFETYATTLFTRYNGKVKYWMTFNEINMLLHLPFIGAGLVFEDGEDKQQVKYQAAHHQLVASAKAVKAAHAINPDMQVGCMLAAGQTYAYSCNPDDVLDAMDKDRESFFFIDVQSRGEYPGYAKRFLDENGITLQMEDGDLELLKQHTVDYIGFSYYASRTTSTDPEINASTEGNIFSSLENPFLEKSEWGWTIDPTGFRITANQLYDRYQKPLFVVENGLGAVDTPDANGYVEDDYRIDYMTKHIEQMHEAIKDGVEILGYTSWGPIDLVSASTGEMKKRYGFIYVDKDNEGNGSLTRSKKKSFDWYKQVIATNGADVTPPVKTT, from the coding sequence ATGGATTTGATGAGTTTTCCAAACGGATTTTTATGGGGCGGCGCCATCGCCGCGAACCAAGCTGAAGGTGCGTACTTAGAAGGCGGTAAAGGATTGACGACGGTCGACTTGTTGCCGACCGGGAAGAAACGGTTCGACGTCATGTTCGGCGACTTGCCGTCACTCGAACCGGTACCGGGCGAATTTTATCCGTCACATGAGGCCATCGACTTCTATCACCGGTATAAAGAAGATATCGCCTTGTTCGCCGAGATGGGCTTCAAGGCGCTCCGCCTATCCATCTCATGGGCCCGTATCTTCCCGAACAGCGACGACGCCGAGCCGAACGAGGCCGGACTACAGTTTTATGACGACGTCTTCGACGAGCTGTTGAAACATGGCATCGAGCCGGTCGTCACGATCGCCCACTTCGACGTGCCGGTCAGCCTCATCCAAAACTACGGCAGTTGGCGCGACCGTCGCGTCGTCGATTTCTTTGAGACGTACGCGACGACGCTGTTCACCCGCTATAACGGCAAAGTGAAGTATTGGATGACGTTCAACGAGATCAATATGCTGCTGCACTTGCCGTTCATCGGCGCTGGTCTCGTCTTTGAGGACGGAGAGGACAAGCAGCAAGTGAAATATCAGGCGGCGCATCATCAACTCGTCGCGAGCGCGAAAGCGGTCAAGGCGGCGCACGCCATCAATCCCGACATGCAAGTCGGCTGCATGCTCGCGGCCGGCCAGACGTACGCCTACTCGTGCAACCCGGACGACGTCTTGGACGCGATGGACAAGGACCGTGAATCGTTCTTCTTCATCGATGTGCAGTCGCGCGGTGAATACCCGGGCTACGCGAAACGTTTCCTCGACGAAAACGGCATCACACTCCAGATGGAAGACGGTGACCTCGAGCTATTGAAACAGCACACGGTCGACTATATCGGCTTCAGCTATTACGCGAGCCGGACGACGAGCACGGACCCGGAAATCAACGCCTCGACGGAAGGCAACATCTTCAGCTCGCTCGAGAACCCGTTTCTCGAGAAGTCGGAATGGGGCTGGACGATCGATCCGACCGGCTTCCGTATTACGGCGAACCAGCTGTACGACCGTTATCAGAAACCGTTGTTCGTCGTCGAGAACGGGCTCGGTGCCGTCGATACGCCAGACGCGAACGGCTACGTCGAAGACGATTACCGCATCGACTATATGACGAAACATATCGAACAGATGCATGAGGCCATCAAGGATGGCGTCGAGATTCTCGGTTACACGAGTTGGGGTCCAATCGACTTGGTCAGCGCCTCGACCGGCGAGATGAAGAAACGTTACGGTTTCATCTACGTCGACAAAGACAATGAAGGTAACGGGTCCCTCACCCGCTCGAAGAAGAAGAGCTTTGACTGGTACAAGCAAGTCATCGCGACGAACGGCGCCGATGTGACCCCTCCTGTCAAAACCACATAA
- a CDS encoding glycosyltransferase family 2 protein: protein MANGLFLFSLIMIWTMLLYHMFLMQGGFWHFMTYQAPIADWSKKMTDLPKVSVLIPAHNEEVVVAATLRAMSRIEYPKDKLEILLINDNSSDRTGEIAQTFADKFPFIHVVKTTPAFAGKGKSSALNFGLSQSTGDVLVVYDADNTPEKDGVYHLVMGLLNDSKAGAVVGKFRVINAYETLLTRLINIETICFQWMAQAGRWKWFKIATIPGTNFAIRRSIIEELGGWDEKALAEDTELTIRVYELGWHIRFFPAAVTWEQEPQTLSVWWKQRTRWARGNQYVVLKFMRQLFSLKRKKIVFDIFYFFFTYFLFFFGVILSNSLFVINLFVDIGLEVGNITLVLWILAFLLFVTEVFVTLSIERSEFNSQNFFTVILMYFTYSQLWIVLVIYSLYLEIKRVLFKQEVRWYKTDRFG from the coding sequence ATGGCAAATGGTCTATTTCTCTTTTCGCTGATCATGATTTGGACGATGCTGCTGTATCATATGTTTTTAATGCAAGGCGGTTTTTGGCACTTTATGACCTATCAGGCACCGATAGCAGATTGGTCTAAAAAGATGACTGATTTACCGAAAGTATCGGTCCTGATTCCAGCCCATAATGAAGAAGTCGTTGTCGCTGCGACGCTTCGTGCCATGTCGCGCATCGAATACCCGAAAGACAAACTCGAAATCCTACTCATCAATGACAATTCCTCCGATCGCACAGGCGAAATTGCTCAAACGTTTGCGGATAAGTTCCCGTTCATCCATGTGGTGAAGACAACTCCTGCTTTCGCAGGAAAAGGAAAATCGTCCGCTCTCAATTTTGGTCTATCTCAATCGACTGGTGATGTACTCGTCGTATATGACGCGGACAATACGCCAGAAAAAGATGGCGTCTATCATTTGGTGATGGGATTACTGAATGATTCAAAAGCAGGTGCTGTTGTCGGAAAGTTTCGAGTGATCAATGCGTATGAAACGCTGCTCACTCGACTAATCAATATCGAAACGATTTGCTTTCAGTGGATGGCCCAAGCGGGTCGGTGGAAATGGTTCAAAATCGCCACAATCCCGGGTACGAATTTTGCCATTCGACGTTCGATTATCGAGGAGCTTGGGGGTTGGGATGAAAAAGCCCTTGCTGAAGATACCGAGTTGACCATTCGCGTATATGAACTTGGCTGGCATATTCGTTTTTTCCCGGCCGCAGTGACGTGGGAACAGGAGCCCCAAACGCTAAGTGTTTGGTGGAAGCAACGAACACGATGGGCTCGCGGCAATCAATATGTCGTGCTGAAGTTCATGCGCCAACTGTTCTCGTTAAAACGTAAAAAAATCGTATTCGATATTTTCTATTTCTTTTTTACGTATTTTTTATTTTTCTTCGGGGTCATCTTGTCAAACAGTCTATTTGTCATCAATTTATTTGTCGACATCGGTCTTGAAGTCGGCAATATCACACTCGTGCTTTGGATTCTTGCTTTCTTACTATTCGTGACGGAAGTTTTCGTAACACTCAGTATCGAGCGCTCCGAATTTAACTCACAAAACTTTTTCACCGTGATCCTGATGTACTTCACGTACAGTCAGTTATGGATTGTACTCGTCATTTATTCACTCTATTTAGAAATCAAACGTGTGTTATTCAAACAAGAAGTTAGATGGTATAAAACAGACCGTTTTGGTTGA
- a CDS encoding beta-glucoside-specific PTS transporter subunit IIABC, giving the protein MKYEQLARDIIQQVGGKENVNSVVHCITRLRFKLKDESKANTEAIKNMDGVVTVMKSGGQYQVVIGNHVPDVYKAVVEVGGFQNQSPVDEEDGPKGSLFSRFIDIISSIFTPVLGVLAATGMIKGFNALFVAVGWLDATSGTYQLLNAIGDSLFYFFPIFLGYTAIKKFGGSPFIGMAIGAALVYPTLSTLTAGDPLYTVFAGTMFESPIHITFLGVPVILMTYSTSVIPIIIAAFFAAKLEKFLKTVIPDVIKMFIVPLLTLLIIVPLTFILIGPIATWAGMLLGSATVAVYNLSPLIAGIFLGGLWQVFVIFGLHWGLVPVAINNLTSLGADPVLALVFAASFAQIGAVLAVFLRIKNQKIKTLSIPAFISGIFGVTEPAIYGVTLPLKKPFIMSCIGGAVGGGIMGIMGTQVYIIGGLGVFGYPSNISPEGITTGFYGSLIGTAAAFVVGFVLTYLFGGVNKAVATTPQSDITPVAEEVSATKVGQEQILSPLAGNVVNLKDISDVAFSSGSLGQGVAIEPTEGKLVAPVSGTVSALFPTHHAIGITTETGAEVLIHIGMDTVQLEGKHFKAHVTQGEFVEKGQLLIEFDLDAIKRSGRALTTPVIVTNRKVISPNKASHVQTGEPIFIINE; this is encoded by the coding sequence ATGAAGTATGAACAGCTCGCACGCGACATTATCCAGCAAGTCGGCGGCAAAGAGAACGTCAACAGCGTCGTCCACTGTATCACCCGTTTGCGTTTCAAACTAAAAGACGAAAGCAAGGCGAACACGGAAGCCATCAAAAACATGGACGGTGTCGTCACTGTCATGAAGAGTGGCGGCCAATACCAGGTCGTCATCGGCAACCACGTCCCGGACGTGTATAAAGCGGTCGTCGAAGTCGGCGGCTTCCAAAACCAGTCACCTGTTGACGAAGAGGACGGCCCGAAAGGATCCCTATTCAGCCGATTCATCGATATCATCTCTAGCATCTTCACCCCTGTCCTCGGCGTCTTGGCCGCGACCGGGATGATTAAAGGGTTCAACGCCCTCTTCGTTGCCGTCGGTTGGCTCGACGCCACATCCGGTACGTATCAGCTGTTGAACGCCATCGGCGACTCGTTGTTCTACTTCTTCCCGATCTTCCTCGGCTATACGGCCATTAAGAAGTTCGGCGGCAGTCCGTTCATCGGGATGGCCATCGGGGCGGCGCTCGTCTATCCGACGCTATCGACACTTACGGCCGGTGACCCGCTCTACACCGTCTTCGCTGGCACGATGTTCGAGTCACCGATCCACATCACGTTCCTCGGTGTCCCGGTCATCTTGATGACGTACTCGACATCGGTCATCCCAATCATCATCGCGGCGTTCTTCGCAGCGAAGCTTGAGAAGTTCTTGAAGACGGTCATTCCGGACGTCATCAAAATGTTCATCGTCCCATTATTGACGTTGCTCATCATCGTGCCGCTCACGTTCATCTTGATCGGACCGATTGCGACATGGGCCGGGATGTTGCTCGGCAGCGCCACGGTCGCTGTCTACAACTTGAGCCCGCTCATCGCCGGGATCTTCCTCGGTGGTCTCTGGCAAGTATTCGTCATCTTCGGTTTGCACTGGGGACTCGTCCCGGTCGCCATCAACAACTTGACGTCACTCGGGGCGGACCCAGTCCTCGCACTCGTCTTCGCGGCCTCATTCGCGCAAATCGGTGCCGTGCTCGCAGTCTTCCTTCGCATCAAAAATCAAAAAATCAAAACGCTCTCGATCCCGGCCTTCATCTCAGGGATTTTCGGGGTCACCGAGCCAGCCATTTACGGGGTCACGCTCCCGCTCAAGAAACCGTTCATCATGAGCTGTATCGGTGGTGCCGTCGGTGGTGGGATCATGGGCATCATGGGTACACAAGTGTATATCATCGGTGGACTCGGCGTCTTCGGTTACCCGTCGAACATCTCACCGGAAGGCATCACAACCGGCTTCTACGGTTCACTTATCGGGACGGCCGCCGCCTTCGTCGTCGGTTTCGTCTTGACGTACTTGTTCGGTGGCGTCAACAAAGCGGTCGCCACGACGCCACAATCAGACATCACACCGGTCGCAGAGGAAGTATCAGCCACAAAAGTCGGCCAAGAACAGATCCTTAGCCCGCTCGCCGGGAACGTCGTCAACTTGAAAGACATCTCGGACGTCGCCTTCTCATCCGGTTCACTCGGCCAAGGCGTCGCCATCGAACCGACGGAAGGCAAGCTCGTCGCCCCGGTCTCGGGCACGGTGTCCGCCCTTTTCCCGACGCATCACGCCATCGGCATCACGACCGAGACGGGTGCCGAGGTGCTCATCCATATCGGTATGGACACGGTTCAACTCGAAGGCAAACACTTTAAAGCACACGTCACGCAAGGCGAGTTCGTCGAGAAAGGACAGCTGTTAATCGAATTCGACCTCGACGCGATCAAACGCTCTGGCCGGGCCCTCACGACACCGGTCATCGTCACGAACCGGAAAGTGATTTCACCGAACAAAGCATCACACGTCCAAACGGGCGAACCGATTTTCATCATCAACGAATAA